The sequence TTGCGGATCTGGTCGATCAATTGCCGCATTAAGTTGGCATTCGCGCCTGGCACTTCCGCGACCACCACGCTGACATTGCCCACTTGGGATGCTTTGGCCAAGAGATCGTCGCCGGTAAGCGTGCCCGACTTTGCCCGTTCGGCCAGTTGATGCTTCAGCTTTTCGATGTCGGCAAACAAAGTTTGTACCCGTTCGGCTCCATCGAAAAGTGGCACGTTCAACTGTCGGGCAGCTTCTTTGAGCATCTCTTTGCGGTGGAAGTAATCGACTTCCGTACTGCCAGAAGACTTCGTCTTGGCAGGAGCCTCAGGAGCTTTACCACTACCGTTGACCGCTTTCTTCATGTCTCGCACGTAACCGACTAAGCCCTTCACGGCTTCCGGTACATCCGTCACACCACAGCCCAGGGCCTTGGCCATGTTGCTAAGCGATTGATCGACCTTCGCGCGGTACTCTTTCGCTTTCTCGCCGGTCAGAGCGATGATGCGCCGTACGCCAGCGGAAACACTTTCTTCGCTGATTACCTCAAACGCTTGTACCTGGTTGGTGTTGGTCAGGTGAGTCCCACCGCACAACTCGCGGCTGAAGTCTCCCATGGTGACCATGCGGACCGGGTCAGGGTACTTCTCGCCGAAGAGCATCATCGCCCCCAGTTCCCGGGCTTTGGCCAGGGGAACCGTTTCCCACTTCACCGCGCCGCCACCGACGATGTTGGCGTTCACGTCCGACTCGATTGTCGTCAATTGATCGAGCGCGATCGGCTCCATGTTGGTGAAGTCGAACCGCAAGAGATCGTCTTCGACCTTGGAACCTTGCTGCTGAGCATGCGAGCCAAGCGTCTTCTGTAACGCGTGATGCAAAATATGCGTAGCGGAGTGAGCCCGTTTGATGGCTGCCCGACGCGACGTGTCGACTTCTGCCGTGGCGATCGCATCGGTCGCGATTGTGCCTTTGGTCAGGTAGCCAACGTGCAGGAAGAGATCGCTATCTTTTTGGGTATCGGTGACAACGAACTCGAAGTCGTCCGACACGATTCGCCCGACGTCGCCAATCTGTCCACCAGATTCGCCGTAGAAGGGGGTCTGGTCGAGGACAACGATCAGTTCATGATCTTTCCCCGTCTCGCTGCATTCATTCACCAAGCTGTCGTCTTTATTTTCCGAAGAACGAACGACGACTCCCTTGACGGTAACTTCACTTGTTTCGGAATCGTAGCCAACAAATTTCGTTGAGCGAACCGAGTTTTTGAGCGATTCAATCGGGCCGGTGCCGAACAATTCGACCTGGGCTCCGCCAGATCGTTCGCCGAACTCTTCCATGGCTTTCTTATAGCCAGCCCAATCGAACGTGAAGCCATGTTCGATGGCAACTTGCTCGAACAGCTCCGGTGGGAAACCGTACGTTTGATATAACTCGGCCGCTTCGTCTCCGCTGACGACGGTGCGATTGGAGGTTCGCATGCCGGAGAAGATCTTTTCGCTACGAGCAATCCCATCATCGAGCGAGTGGAGGAAGTTTTCTTCTTCGCTCTTAATCACACTCTTCACGCGGGTAACCGAATCTTGCAAATCGGGATACGGGGTCTTCATCATCTCGACGATCTTGTC comes from Bremerella cremea and encodes:
- the alaS gene encoding alanine--tRNA ligase is translated as MKTDELREKYLSFFETKGHTRRPSDVLVPTWDPSVLFTPAGMNQFKDHFLGRVKLDFTRATTCQKCLRTGDIDNVGRTAYHHTFFEMLGNFSFGDYFKEEAIQWAWEFLTDKKWLGMNPEQLSVTVYKDDEEAANIWHDKIGLPFTRIEYLDEDENFWPASAPSQGPDGVCGPCSEIYFTPTDGKKVEIWNLVFTQFNRVGDPPNNLEPLPSKNIDTGMGLERTAATLQGVSTNYHIDILRPIVEAAGEICGVKYDPDSDNGRRLRRITDHIRACTMAVHENVYPGANKEKYVIRRLLRRAVLDGHQMGMHHPFAYQLVDKIVEMMKTPYPDLQDSVTRVKSVIKSEEENFLHSLDDGIARSEKIFSGMRTSNRTVVSGDEAAELYQTYGFPPELFEQVAIEHGFTFDWAGYKKAMEEFGERSGGAQVELFGTGPIESLKNSVRSTKFVGYDSETSEVTVKGVVVRSSENKDDSLVNECSETGKDHELIVVLDQTPFYGESGGQIGDVGRIVSDDFEFVVTDTQKDSDLFLHVGYLTKGTIATDAIATAEVDTSRRAAIKRAHSATHILHHALQKTLGSHAQQQGSKVEDDLLRFDFTNMEPIALDQLTTIESDVNANIVGGGAVKWETVPLAKARELGAMMLFGEKYPDPVRMVTMGDFSRELCGGTHLTNTNQVQAFEVISEESVSAGVRRIIALTGEKAKEYRAKVDQSLSNMAKALGCGVTDVPEAVKGLVGYVRDMKKAVNGSGKAPEAPAKTKSSGSTEVDYFHRKEMLKEAARQLNVPLFDGAERVQTLFADIEKLKHQLAERAKSGTLTGDDLLAKASQVGNVSVVVAEVPGANANLMRQLIDQIRKSTASSAVMLFAAADEGKVTIVAGISKSLTEKGLKAGDWVKEPAALVGGSGGGRPDMAQAGGKDAEQIPAAIAKAEELAKSLFA